The following DNA comes from Deltaproteobacteria bacterium.
CCCGGTTGCAGACGATAAGTAGTAGGGTCTTCGACAAAACGCATAATTACTTCACGTACAGCATCGACACGACGGTTGCTGGGATCGGTTACCACCATTGAGTTTGAGCGGTCGATGATAAACATTATTTTTAAAAAAGCGTCTAAGGTAGAAGCTTTCTCAGCACACATTGAACCATTAAGGGTTATTTTATTATCTATAGGATGTTCGCGAAGTTCAGGCGGTATATATATTTCGCTTTTTGAACAACTAGCAATATAAGTGAGCAAAAGCAGTAATGGAGCATGTCGTATCATGATAACCATCTTACCTTCAATCTTTGCTAAACCTCACGCTATTGAGGAGTTATGCAATCGGTAGTTGGGTCAAAGATATTACCTAATGCTTCATCACTATTAAATATTGGGTCATCACTCCATAAATATTTAAAGAAACGTTCATCTACATCGCGGTTGCCAAAATCGGGATCATTTTCATCTACCACCGATAATTGCACTTCACCGCCAGCAGGAACTTTTAAACTTGGTGGTATATAACGAGCATTAATACAAGCGGTGCGGATTAATGGTGGTCCAGCAAGATTATCTGCCATGCTTTCGACTATATATAAACGAATATTGTTATGTCCTACTTCTAAATTCAAGTCATTGTTTTCTTTAGTTGGAGCAAGTTTTATATGCCTAATTACAAAGTCGTAGCATGGTCGGCCATCAACAGTTTTTTCTACTTCTTCTAAATCATAACGATAACGAGCTTGGGTAATAACATTACTTTGTAGTGATAAAGGTGGCAAATGCCATGTAGATTCGCGACCATTGGGAATGCCGTCACCATCAAAATCACGCTCATAATCCCAAAGCAAGGGATCAGTACCAAAGGCTAATTCAAGTGGATCAGGGATGCCATCATGGTCAGTGTCGGGTGTCGAGCTGTTAAGACCATAATTATTTTCTTCACAATCATGTATGCCATCGCGGTCAGTATCAATATAGGCGCGCCCATTTGGACCAATTTCAAAATTGCAATTCATTGGTGCGGTTTTGTCACAGGGAGCAAGGGGGTCAGCACCGTCAACGTCAACAAGTTTGGGCATACAGGCATCTAATGGATCAAAACCAAATGAACGACGATGCTCTTCAAAAGCGTCGCTATAGCCATCACCATCAGTGTCGGCGACACGTAATTTTGTACCAATTTTTATTTCTTCAGCATCAGAAAGTCCGTCACCATCAGTATCAACAGTATAACCTTGAGCATTAGGTAAGGCCATCAAGTTATTGGCAATAAAGCCACGAACTACACGTGGTTGTTGCAGCGATTGATAGTCAATTTGTAAAAAGTTAATTTGATCACCACCATAAAACTGCATGAAGAGCCCATCACCAATATTGGCCATTTCTTGGACGAGTGGGATAGCTTGAGCGGGATCACCGAAAAGTTGAATAATCGCATCATTTGCTTGCGGATCGAGCACTAAACCAGTGTGCATGCGCATTTCACCGACACCATAACGTGAGGCAAGATCCATAATATCTTGGACTTTAGCTAAAATTTGATAGGGTTGGTTATAATCATTGCCGGCCATTAGCTCTAAGGTAGATAGGCCACCAAAGAGAGTGGCATAATTAGGAAGATCCCAACATAAAGTGTTGTTATAGGTGCAAGTCGTACCGTTGCATACAGTAGTATCAACTTCATCGCTTACATGTAGCGTGCAATTGATATAATCTTGATTTTCGCAAATATCATTTAGACCGTCGATGGTGTCTAACGGATCAAGATCATTACCAGCGCCTACTTTGCATTGCGGATCTGGGAATCCATCAGAAATAAAAATAATTACATATTTTGTACGCCCTAGCTCAGCAGGGCCCCTTGTAGGGTCATTTCGTATATCGGTCATATCGCGCAACAATTCAGCGTAAGCAACCGCCAGTGCACCCTGGTAGTCAGTAAGGGTATCAGCTTTGGTAAGATCAATTAATCCCGGCATTATAGTAGATAAATCATTAGTGAAAACTGGTGGTGGCACAGGATTACCAAAATTTGGGGGAGTAGTAGATACCGCCGCATTGAATACTATAATTTTAAAGTAGACATTGGGTTGACCAAGAAGTGCACCAATGGCGTTTTCAACCGCAACTACTCGTTGGCGGTTTTGATCGCTAAATTGCAAGGATCCCGAGCCGTCAACAATGAACATTATTTTGACCGGATAGGCGATATCAGCGGCTGGAGAGGCGCAAAAGCTACCCTTTATAGTAAGTTCGTCGTCATATTCGAGTGATATAACCTCAACTTGCGGATATTCAAGCCTTGAATCAGTACAAGCGCTTAAAAAAATAAAATAAGTGAGGGCTAAAAGGGGAGCACAACCACAAAAGGAACGAGTACGGCATCTTAACTTACTAAAATAACCCACGACCTACCTCATACCACAAAAGGGTTGCCACACCACGCAATAAACGCCGCACCCGGAGGAGCAGGTGCGGCGCTTTATATTATTGCATAGTTTTTATAAGGATACCCTTATTTAGCGGCGTCGTCGTCGGTTTAGCAATCCAGCTAAGCACATTATTCCGGCAATTAAGGCACTTGAGCCACTGATAGCAGCGCAACCGCCTTTTTTAACACCACTAACATCTAGCATAACCGATGCAGTTTGTGCTGAGCGGCCCATAGTATCACCATTGGGCAGTTCGGCAGTAACACTGACTACATAGCGGCCACGGGTGTCGGGTTTTAGGCGAATATTGTTTAATTCAGTACATACAAAGTTGTCACCTTCACCTTCGCCACGAACACAACTGGCAACTTGAGGGCTATTACCAAGAGTTGAGGCTATTGATTGAGCATTCTTTAATACTGCCTCACTCTCGCTGGGGGCTTCTGCCAAACGTGCGGTCCACTTATGCTGTACGCCTAAGCGATTAGTAATTAGGGTAATTGGAATATCATCGCCAGTTTCGAAGGTGCCATCTTTACGTTTTGAAACAGCGGTAAGCGCAATATTAAAGGCACCATCAGTATCTAAGCATTCAGCATCTGCTGCATGCGGATATTCGGCATAATAGCATTCTTCAGTGTCACATGATTGTGGAGCACCCTCTTCCCAGAGGCCATTATCACCCTTGCCGTCACGATCTAAATCGATTTGCGCAGCATTGGGTACATCTGGGCAGTTATCTTTATAGTTAAGTACGTCATCACCGTCACGATCTTCGTCGCAGGCATCACCTTTGCCGTCACCATTACGATCATCAGTAGCATATCCACCAGGAAGTGGACCCATTGTTGGACAAGGATCTTCTAAATCATTAAGACCGTCTTGGTCAGCGTCATCAACACAGAGACCATTTTCGGGATTATCATCAGCACGTAGTGGGCAAGGGTCATCTGCATTATCTACGCCATCGCCATCAATATCTGGATCACAAGCATTACCCACACCGTTACCATCAGTATCTTTTTGGGTAGGGTTATATACTAATTTGCAATTATCTGGTGCATCGTTTAGTACACCGTCACCATCAATATCATCGTCACACAGGTCACCTACACCATCGCCATCAGTATCTTTTTGATCTTCATTAATAATACTAACGCAATTATCACATGCGTCACCCACATCATCACCGTCGCCATCGAGTCTATCGATATTTGACATAAATGGGCAATTATCAAAATTATCTTCGATGCCATCACCATCAAAGTCATCAGCAAATTGATAGCTTTGGCCACTATCAGTAAGATTAACTAAAAATGAGCCGCCACCACAGCCACAACCACCTCCTGATTGCTGCGGGGCACCACATTCTGTTGAGCCTATACACTCGATTGCCATTGCTGTCCCGCCCCACAATAAGGCGGCACAAAAACCTATGAACATATAGAACCGACGCTGCATTTGAATCCTCCTATGTCATCACTCTTATTGGCTGCTGCAAGAGCAATAACAAAAACTTGTTTAGCTATCTTATCTCCAGTTAAGACTCTTTTCATCAAACGATTTTGTGTCGTAGTGATCTTTTATTGATGATTTTATAAAAGAGACAGTTGATGTATTAAATAGTATGTCGCCGAACCATACGTAATTATGTAACATTATTATTTAGTTAGATATTATTAGTTCCGATCCTGTCTTTTTTAGCGAGACAAATGTTTTTTTACATAAGTACTTTTATTCATAAATGATTGATAAAATTTGAAGGTTATTATTTTATATAGGGGCGCTGCTTTTCGTGCCTGACAAAGCGCCCCTACATATCGTTGCCAGATATACCAAAGGTCTGCTATGCGCATGCAATGTTTGCTACAAATACAAGATTTACCACTTTTGCTAAGGCATTAGTTGTTAGTGTTTCTTGTCTAGCGACAGTAAATATTAATTCTGCTTTGGCATTTACCCCGACAGCATATTTTTTATTACAACAATTAGCACAAAAACGTCAGAGTCTTAATGCTCGCGATATTAGCGCACAGTTTCGTACAGAGATAGCCGGTGTCGATGTACCCATCGAAGAATATTTATATCTAAAGTATCCAGAACGTATGCGTTTAATTTCGCAATATGACCATGGTGAAGTTATTTATATTGAGCGTGAAGGCAAGCGGGTGATGCAAACAGAACAACAAGTTAAGAAACTTACTAATGCTATTGATTTAACCGCATCATTATTAGTTGCTGCTGGCAAAGATATTGATCAAAAAGCCGTGCGTATGCTCAAAGCGCTAAAAGCCGCAGGTATTGATACTTCAATAGTTGCCTATGGTCATTTAGATGATACTATTGCCTATGTTATTGGGGCACGACCTTTTGAAACTGACAAACCGCAAGTATGGCTTAATCAAGATACTCTGCAATTATTAAAGACCATAATTATTGATAAAGAAAAACCCAAAGCTGTGGTTGAAATGCGTTTTCTTGATTATGGTTCGCCTACTGGTGGCGATTTTCTTCCAGCGGTAATTGAAGTTTATCGTGATGGCAAATTGGTACGGCGTGCCGAACTTTCAAGCTTAGCGATTAATCGTTCATTACCAGAGACACTTTTTGATTTGCCGCGTTTGCGCTAAATGACTGCGCCAATTGAGTCTCCTACCAAAAACGAAGTAATAGTTAGAGTGGTACTTAATGAGCCTGTACCATTGTTAGACTATCGCGTTCCTTCACATCTACAAGAACAGGTACGCAAAGGTATTGCCATACTTGTGCCACTGCGGCGTCGGCGTACCGGGGCTTATGTAACTGAAGTACGTTATGGTAATGCACCAGCTGGAATAACTTTAAAAGATATTGAAGGCATAGATCCTGAGCGTCCGGCTTTGCCAGAATCACTTATTGATTTAATATTATTTGCGGCAAAGTATTACATTGTAAGTGCAGGTGAGATGTTAGCTTGCGCTTTGCCTTCAATGGCACGCTTAGCTGCGCCAACTTATCGTATTACCAAAAAAGGACGTGAGGCCATTAATCAAGTCAAGTCAGACTCAATATTAAAGTCTATTCTTGATATTGCTGCTTCAGTTCGTAATGGTTTTACCGTAGTTGCCTTAGAACGTCGTCTTGGTTTAAGTCGTCGTTTGGCAGCTCGTGAGTTAAAACATGCCACTAAGGAAGGTTTACTTTATATTAGAAGCAGGCGAACTCGTCGTCTAGCACTAACCCAAGAAGTTACTCCCACTATATTACTTTCTACAGAAAATATTAAAGACGTCATCCCCGCGAAAGCGGGGATCCAGAATCTAACTAATGCCCAAGCCGAGGCTACTGCAAAAATAACTCAAGCAATTGATAAAGGTAAGTTTCAAGCAATACTACTTGAAGGAGTTACTAGTAGCGGTAAAACCGAAGTATATATGCAGGCTATCGCTCACGCCTTAGCAGCAGGTAAAACTGCACTAGTGTTAGTGCCTGAGATTGCTTTAACTCCGCAATTAGGCCAAGCGTTTATCAATCGTTTTGGTGATCGCGTAGCAATTGTTCATTCAGGCTTAACGGTTTCCCAGCGTCGTGATCAATGGGAACGAATTGCTAATAATGAAGCTTGTATTGGCTTAGGTGCACGAAGTGCGATTTTTTTACCTTTTATCAATATTGGGGTGCTGGTAGTTGACGAAGAACATGAAGCTACTTTCAAACAAGAAGAAACCCCTCGTTATAATGCCCGTGATTTAGCGGTAGTGCGTGCAAAACATGAAAATGCCGTAGTAATATTAGGTTCAGCGACGCCTTCACTTGAATCAAGAGCTAATGCAAATCATAGTCGCTATCAGCATTTATTACTTTCTGAGCGAGTACATCGCCGTCCTATGCCCGAAATTGAAAGAATAAATTTGCAAACTGCGCCAAAGATTGGTGAGGGTTTGCTTACTGAGCGGATGGCCCGTGCTCTTGAGCGAGTGCTAACTAGCGGTGAACAAGCTATTTTATATCTAAATCGCCGTGGTTTTGCTCCTTATGTTTATTGTCGTGATTGTGGCTATGCATATCGTTGTGTTGACTGTGATGTAGCCCTAACTTTGCATCGCGCTAAAGATTTGTTGATTTGTCATCATTGTGGCTATCAAGAAATGACCCCTGATGAATGCAAAAAGTGCAATGGCAATCGTTTAGTTAGCTCAGGGGCAGGTTTAGAAAAGCTTGATATCGAATTAAAAGAATTTTTTGGCTCAATAAAACTAGCACGTCTTGATCGCGATAGCATACGTACTCGCAAACAATTGCTTGAGCAACTACAACTTTTTCGCAGTGGCGAGGCTAAGATATTATTGGGCACCCAAATGGTCACCAAGGGGCACGATTTTCCGGGGGTTACCTTAGTTGGGGTAATTCAAGCTGATAATAGTCTAAATTTTCCGGATTTTCGTGCTGCAGAGCGTACCTTTCAATTATTAACTCAAGTAGCTGGCCGCGCTGGTCGAGGTGATAAAACAGGAATTGTTATTGTTCAGGGCTATGACATTAATCACTACGCCATCGAAACTGCAACTCGTTATGATTATATGGGTTTTGTTGAGCGAGAATTAGCACACCGGCGAGAAATGAATTATCCCCCTTTCAGCCATTTGGCGCTATTACGTTTAGAAGGGACAAATGAAAGTCAGACGCAGATCGCGGCTAGTACTGCTTGCGAAGAATTGCAGGCACGGATGCGTGGCTGTGTAGAAGCAAATGAGGTATCAATATTAGGCCCAGCACCAGCGCCAATTACGCGTTTGCGTGGTAGATGGCGTTGGCAAATATTAATCAAAGCAGCTTCAAGGGTGGCGCTTCGTAAAGTGATTGCACCAGTTAAAATATCAGATAGTGTCAGGCAAATTCTTGATGTTGATCCATACAGCATGTTGTAATTATAAAAATATGGAATTTTAATTTTTTTTAAGTATAGGTTTTTATGACGAAACCGATTTTAATAGTTGATGACGCTCAAAACAGCCTAGCTGAGCTGGCCTCGATAATTGCGGCCAAAGGCTATCAAGCTATGGTAGTGCCAGCTAATGCGGTGGCGGTTGTCCACTTTGCCGAGCAAAAACCAGAGCTTGTTTTTGTAAGCTTAGGTTTGCCAGAGCCATTAGTGATTTGTGAAGGTATTCGTTCGGATCCTGATGGTGCAATTGTTCCCATAATTTTAATCGGTAGCAATCATGCTGAAGTTAATTCACCTGCAGATGCGTTAAATCAAGGCGCTGATTATTATTTTTCTTTGCCCATAGATGACACCAAGGTTATTGCTAAAATTGCAACTTACATTGGTCCGGGTGAAGCATTTGCGCAAGAGGTAATCAAACTATCAGTAACAGGGGCAATAGCAGGAGCAACAGCAGGGGAATCAAACGAGAGTACTATTAACAATATTAATGCACCTCAAATAGAAGCTTCGGTTTTAAATAACGCACCAATTTCAGCGCCTACTGAGGCAGATCCGCCGTTGAGTGGTGTGATAACTCAAAGTGAATTAGCAGTAACAAGTAATTTACCAAAGATTGTTTCTGATGATTTAGCCTCAACTGCTAAGGCATCTTTGAAAATGTCGAATGCCGCCGATGCATTGCTGGCAGTTATTGCTGAAAAAGAAGCGGATTTTTTAAGAAGTGATGATAATAGTGAGGCCACTAATTACGATGTTGAAGCTGCTCGTCGTGCTGAAAATGAAGCATGGCGGCGTACTGAACAAGAGCTACGTTTAGACACGTCATTACCAACACCACAAAACTATGACGAAGCGCGTCGTCAAGCTGAAGCACAAGCACGCCGTCGTATTGAAGAAGAGGCGCGTCGACAAGCTGAACAAGACGCTCGTCAGCAAGCTGAAGCACAAGCCCGTCGTCGTGTTGAAGAAGATGCCCGTCGTCGTGTTGAAGAAGAAGCACGCCGTCGTATTGAAGAAGAAGCGCGTCGCCAAGCCGAAGAAGATGCTCGCCATAAGGCTGAAGAAGATGCCCGTATGCGAGTAGAAGCCGAATCTCGTGAGCGTATCGATGATGATATTCGTAAAAAGATTGAAGAAGAGACACGTCTTAGACTTGAACAAGAAATGCACAGCCGTATTGAAGAGGAGACTCGCAAACATATTGAAGTAGAAACGCGGCGTAAACTTGAGCAGGAGTTAAGGCATCGCACTCAATCAATGGAGAGTAAAGAGGCTGAAATTCGTCGACAGGTTGAATTAGAACTTCGTCGCGAAATGGGTTTACCAGCACCTGCGGAAAATACTGTGACAAGCAGCCAGCTTGATACTACTTTTGCAGCGAATCATGACCCAGCAAAACCAGAAGTAAGACCGGTAAAAGATGTAGCTAAAGCAGCAGGTATAATTGCAGCTGATCCCAGCGAAGGTTTAATCGAATCAACTAATGATATCGCGATGTTGATGTACTCGTTTTATACGCAAAAAATAAGCGGTCGCGTAGATTTTACTTCCCAATCTCGCCAGAAAACGGTGTTTTTTGAAAAAGGTATACCGGTAGATGCATATTCTAGTCAGGTATATGATCGTATTGAAGAATACCTTTTACGCGAGGGCCGTATTACTCGTGCTCAATATCAAGATGTGCGAGTTAAATCACTGCGAGGTCCACGGCGGGTGGCGGCTTATCTTGCCAGTGAAGGTTATTTAAAACCTGATGAATTATTTGTGGCAGTTCGTGGTCATCTGCAAGAAACTTTATATGGCTTATTTGAATGGGAAGAAGGCGAGTATCACTATTTTGTTGAGCGTGTGGCACCTGAGGATAAAGTTGCCTTAGATTCTGATCCGCGCGTAATTATTGCCGAGGGGGTTCGACGTAAATATCTCTTGCCACGGATGATGACTCGGGTTGGTGGGCCAAGCTCCATAGTGGTGGTACGAGGAAATAAGGCAGATTTAGAGTCATTAAATTTAGCTAGCGAAGAATTGAGTGTGGTTCGTTTGCTTGATGGCACTCGTAGTTTAGAAGATGCAATATTTAGTAGCGGTATTGAAGCACTACGTGTTTATCATGCTGTAGTTATTTTAGTGACCATGTCATTAGCTGAAGTTACTGTACGTGGGATTGAAGGAATTAGTAAAGACGGCGCTAGTGGTGCTGATGCTATTGATCGTGCCCGTATTAGCGATAAGCTTGAACAAGTTAGAAACGATGATTATTTCAAAATACTTGGGGTAACTCGAAGTGCTACTACTTTTGAAATTGACCGCGCTTATGAACGCATTTCTGGTGAATTTCAACCGCAGCGTTTCTCTAGCAAAATTCAAGAAGATATGTACGACGAATTATTTGAAATTGAACAAGTATTGCGTGAAGCTCGCCAGGTATTACGCGATGAAAAAGTACGCGAGAGGTATGATAAACATATACCAATTTAACATGCTAAAATTGTCAATTATTGTGTTGTCGCACCGAACGTCCAAACATTAGTGATAATAAAAAGACTACAAATAAAGCTAATACAATAGTTGCTCCAGAAGGAGTATTGAGTGCATAACTACTCCATAATCCGAAGCTAACACAAATAATCGTAATCCCAATTGCTATTAACATCATAGTCAGTAAATGACGTGCCAGAGGCCGAGCAGTGGCCGCCGGTAAAATTAGTAAAGCACTAACTAAAATTAACCCTACGACTCTAACTGCAATAACAACAGTAAGAGCAATGGCAGTTAACAAACCATAATGAAGCAAACGTACTGGTAATCCAGATGCTTCTGCCATTACTGGGTCAAAAGTAAATGAGCTTATTTCTTTAAAAAAGATAACTATAAAACCTAACACCACAATAGCAACAATTGCTGCTGCCGTAACATCATGATTATCAGTGGCTAAGAGATTGCCAAAGAGATAACCGAAAATATCTACAGAGTAATTACGGCGTAGAGCTAAAATCAATACTCCTAACGCCATAGAAGCCACTAGAAAAATACCGATAGCGCTATCAGCAGATACTCTACTACCACGACTAGTAAGTCCAATAAGATAGGCGGTCGTCAGGCAAAAAATAATAGTAGTAAAAGTAATGGACGATTGCCCCAATAACAAACCAATAGCTACCCCACCAAAGGCGGCATGAGATATCCCTTCGCCAATAAAAGCCCAACGCTTTAGTACAATAAATACTGACAATACGGCACAGAGCAAACCAACAATAAGCCCGATTATTAGAGCTCGTTGCATAAATGCATATGAAAAAGCGGTTAGCATTATTGCTCCATTTTTTAAGTATCTTTTGGTGGTGCGCTAGTGGTTGCTGAATTATTTTGTGATGTTGGTTCGTGTGTTTTTAAAACTCGATGTGGCACATCTCCATGTATACAAAGTTCGAGATGGGGGCCAAATAATTCATACAGCGTTTGATGATTTAGCTGTTTAGGTGAATCGTGTTGATACATAAGTCGATTAAGGCAAGCGACATTAGTACAATGTTGAGAAACCGCACTAAGATCATGCGATGACATAATCAGCGAGATACCAAATTGTTGTTTAAGTTTAGCTAAAAGTTCATAGAACGAAGCTTGTGCCGCTTGATCAATGCCAGTAGTTGGTTCGTCGAGTAAAAGTAATTTTGGTTGAGTAGCTAAGGCACGAGCGATCAAAACTCGCTGGCGTTGGCCACCAGACAAATCACTAAAAGAACGATGCCTATAATGAATCATAGCCACTTCGGTTAACATAGCAGCAGCAACATCACGATCTTCAGCGGTAAGCGAATGAAATAATCCCCTTGTAGGTATGCGCCCCATTAATACAACATCTAAGGTTGTTGCAGGGAAACCAATAGTACTGGTGTTTCCTTGTGGAACATAGGCAACTAATTGGCGTTTGTTTCCAAGTTTTAAAGGATTAGTACCAAATATTTTTATTTCACCACTCCATCCTCGAATTAGGCCAAGCATAATTCTCAAAAGAGTAGTTTTGCCGCCGCCATTAGGACCAATAAGTCCGACAAATTCATTTTCTTCAATTTGTAAGCTGACGTTTTCGAGAATTAATTGTCCCGCGATTGCATAATTTAAACCACTAATTTCAACAGGTTTCACTTAATTTTTCCATCGAATGCACTTTTTAGTTGGTGCAGATTAAATTTCATCAGGCCAATATAAGTCATAGTTTCAGGTTGTAACGGATTACCGAGTGGATCGATAGTGATTAATTTAATAC
Coding sequences within:
- a CDS encoding VWA domain-containing protein, giving the protein MGYFSKLRCRTRSFCGCAPLLALTYFIFLSACTDSRLEYPQVEVISLEYDDELTIKGSFCASPAADIAYPVKIMFIVDGSGSLQFSDQNRQRVVAVENAIGALLGQPNVYFKIIVFNAAVSTTPPNFGNPVPPPVFTNDLSTIMPGLIDLTKADTLTDYQGALAVAYAELLRDMTDIRNDPTRGPAELGRTKYVIIFISDGFPDPQCKVGAGNDLDPLDTIDGLNDICENQDYINCTLHVSDEVDTTVCNGTTCTYNNTLCWDLPNYATLFGGLSTLELMAGNDYNQPYQILAKVQDIMDLASRYGVGEMRMHTGLVLDPQANDAIIQLFGDPAQAIPLVQEMANIGDGLFMQFYGGDQINFLQIDYQSLQQPRVVRGFIANNLMALPNAQGYTVDTDGDGLSDAEEIKIGTKLRVADTDGDGYSDAFEEHRRSFGFDPLDACMPKLVDVDGADPLAPCDKTAPMNCNFEIGPNGRAYIDTDRDGIHDCEENNYGLNSSTPDTDHDGIPDPLELAFGTDPLLWDYERDFDGDGIPNGRESTWHLPPLSLQSNVITQARYRYDLEEVEKTVDGRPCYDFVIRHIKLAPTKENNDLNLEVGHNNIRLYIVESMADNLAGPPLIRTACINARYIPPSLKVPAGGEVQLSVVDENDPDFGNRDVDERFFKYLWSDDPIFNSDEALGNIFDPTTDCITPQ
- a CDS encoding thrombospondin type 3 repeat-containing protein; this translates as MQRRFYMFIGFCAALLWGGTAMAIECIGSTECGAPQQSGGGCGCGGGSFLVNLTDSGQSYQFADDFDGDGIEDNFDNCPFMSNIDRLDGDGDDVGDACDNCVSIINEDQKDTDGDGVGDLCDDDIDGDGVLNDAPDNCKLVYNPTQKDTDGNGVGNACDPDIDGDGVDNADDPCPLRADDNPENGLCVDDADQDGLNDLEDPCPTMGPLPGGYATDDRNGDGKGDACDEDRDGDDVLNYKDNCPDVPNAAQIDLDRDGKGDNGLWEEGAPQSCDTEECYYAEYPHAADAECLDTDGAFNIALTAVSKRKDGTFETGDDIPITLITNRLGVQHKWTARLAEAPSESEAVLKNAQSIASTLGNSPQVASCVRGEGEGDNFVCTELNNIRLKPDTRGRYVVSVTAELPNGDTMGRSAQTASVMLDVSGVKKGGCAAISGSSALIAGIMCLAGLLNRRRRR
- the priA gene encoding primosomal protein N'; protein product: MTAPIESPTKNEVIVRVVLNEPVPLLDYRVPSHLQEQVRKGIAILVPLRRRRTGAYVTEVRYGNAPAGITLKDIEGIDPERPALPESLIDLILFAAKYYIVSAGEMLACALPSMARLAAPTYRITKKGREAINQVKSDSILKSILDIAASVRNGFTVVALERRLGLSRRLAARELKHATKEGLLYIRSRRTRRLALTQEVTPTILLSTENIKDVIPAKAGIQNLTNAQAEATAKITQAIDKGKFQAILLEGVTSSGKTEVYMQAIAHALAAGKTALVLVPEIALTPQLGQAFINRFGDRVAIVHSGLTVSQRRDQWERIANNEACIGLGARSAIFLPFINIGVLVVDEEHEATFKQEETPRYNARDLAVVRAKHENAVVILGSATPSLESRANANHSRYQHLLLSERVHRRPMPEIERINLQTAPKIGEGLLTERMARALERVLTSGEQAILYLNRRGFAPYVYCRDCGYAYRCVDCDVALTLHRAKDLLICHHCGYQEMTPDECKKCNGNRLVSSGAGLEKLDIELKEFFGSIKLARLDRDSIRTRKQLLEQLQLFRSGEAKILLGTQMVTKGHDFPGVTLVGVIQADNSLNFPDFRAAERTFQLLTQVAGRAGRGDKTGIVIVQGYDINHYAIETATRYDYMGFVERELAHRREMNYPPFSHLALLRLEGTNESQTQIAASTACEELQARMRGCVEANEVSILGPAPAPITRLRGRWRWQILIKAASRVALRKVIAPVKISDSVRQILDVDPYSML
- a CDS encoding DnaJ domain-containing protein, with protein sequence MTKPILIVDDAQNSLAELASIIAAKGYQAMVVPANAVAVVHFAEQKPELVFVSLGLPEPLVICEGIRSDPDGAIVPIILIGSNHAEVNSPADALNQGADYYFSLPIDDTKVIAKIATYIGPGEAFAQEVIKLSVTGAIAGATAGESNESTINNINAPQIEASVLNNAPISAPTEADPPLSGVITQSELAVTSNLPKIVSDDLASTAKASLKMSNAADALLAVIAEKEADFLRSDDNSEATNYDVEAARRAENEAWRRTEQELRLDTSLPTPQNYDEARRQAEAQARRRIEEEARRQAEQDARQQAEAQARRRVEEDARRRVEEEARRRIEEEARRQAEEDARHKAEEDARMRVEAESRERIDDDIRKKIEEETRLRLEQEMHSRIEEETRKHIEVETRRKLEQELRHRTQSMESKEAEIRRQVELELRREMGLPAPAENTVTSSQLDTTFAANHDPAKPEVRPVKDVAKAAGIIAADPSEGLIESTNDIAMLMYSFYTQKISGRVDFTSQSRQKTVFFEKGIPVDAYSSQVYDRIEEYLLREGRITRAQYQDVRVKSLRGPRRVAAYLASEGYLKPDELFVAVRGHLQETLYGLFEWEEGEYHYFVERVAPEDKVALDSDPRVIIAEGVRRKYLLPRMMTRVGGPSSIVVVRGNKADLESLNLASEELSVVRLLDGTRSLEDAIFSSGIEALRVYHAVVILVTMSLAEVTVRGIEGISKDGASGADAIDRARISDKLEQVRNDDYFKILGVTRSATTFEIDRAYERISGEFQPQRFSSKIQEDMYDELFEIEQVLREARQVLRDEKVRERYDKHIPI
- a CDS encoding metal ABC transporter permease, whose protein sequence is MLTAFSYAFMQRALIIGLIVGLLCAVLSVFIVLKRWAFIGEGISHAAFGGVAIGLLLGQSSITFTTIIFCLTTAYLIGLTSRGSRVSADSAIGIFLVASMALGVLILALRRNYSVDIFGYLFGNLLATDNHDVTAAAIVAIVVLGFIVIFFKEISSFTFDPVMAEASGLPVRLLHYGLLTAIALTVVIAVRVVGLILVSALLILPAATARPLARHLLTMMLIAIGITIICVSFGLWSSYALNTPSGATIVLALFVVFLLSLMFGRSVRQHNN
- a CDS encoding metal ABC transporter ATP-binding protein — its product is MKPVEISGLNYAIAGQLILENVSLQIEENEFVGLIGPNGGGKTTLLRIMLGLIRGWSGEIKIFGTNPLKLGNKRQLVAYVPQGNTSTIGFPATTLDVVLMGRIPTRGLFHSLTAEDRDVAAAMLTEVAMIHYRHRSFSDLSGGQRQRVLIARALATQPKLLLLDEPTTGIDQAAQASFYELLAKLKQQFGISLIMSSHDLSAVSQHCTNVACLNRLMYQHDSPKQLNHQTLYELFGPHLELCIHGDVPHRVLKTHEPTSQNNSATTSAPPKDT